In a single window of the Micromonospora sp. WMMD1155 genome:
- a CDS encoding ricin-type beta-trefoil lectin domain protein produces MPATPTRPERATRRRALTVAVSVAALVLPMLAGPATPATAADRPTVQPLPANLEAIRAAEATALYGSPAIRPIEQRRTALVTMGDSEISGEGVGNYVPGTHQDGNWCDRSYDQAVFRTGITSDAQYNIACSGATPWNLIAGGPTQHNELNQGDYLGIKARNTHVKLIWVVVGANGDGTIQFGPVATDCAVRRVFFQGPCYPTYTDQWTIRTDGSRQAVESALNDIRQTMTKAGYLRSDYELVLMSYPSPGSPDVEDNPNFPGWYSGGCLLYLADAAFARNKAVPLFESALRSAAANTGTRYLDASRLFHGHEVCTDNTSVRGLYIEVGIWNENAARQSFHPNARGHGMFAQCITQFWNSGQDRASCVDPASTGSGVLYPGLLDFRQLRNLATGTCVDGKGYDSRNGTVQQPYSCHGGRNQGFWYDSTRRSLHSELSHDRCLDVSNSSMTAGTAVNIYDCNGTGAQQFVFSGNQIKPAAASNLCVAFDNPLLGGSRLRLANCGSSTRQQWSFEARTAANPVGYGHDDFIGSRVY; encoded by the coding sequence ATGCCTGCAACCCCCACCAGGCCCGAACGCGCGACCCGACGACGGGCCCTCACCGTCGCCGTCTCCGTCGCCGCGCTCGTCCTCCCGATGCTCGCCGGACCGGCCACCCCCGCCACCGCCGCCGACCGGCCGACCGTCCAACCACTCCCCGCCAACCTCGAGGCCATCCGGGCCGCCGAGGCCACCGCCCTCTACGGCAGCCCGGCGATCCGCCCGATCGAACAACGCCGCACCGCGCTGGTCACCATGGGCGACAGCGAGATCTCCGGCGAAGGGGTCGGCAACTACGTCCCCGGCACCCACCAGGACGGCAACTGGTGCGACCGCTCGTACGACCAGGCGGTGTTCCGCACCGGCATCACGTCGGACGCGCAGTACAACATCGCCTGCTCCGGTGCCACCCCGTGGAACCTGATCGCCGGCGGCCCGACCCAGCACAACGAGCTGAACCAGGGCGACTACCTGGGCATCAAGGCGCGCAACACGCACGTGAAGCTGATCTGGGTGGTGGTCGGCGCCAACGGGGACGGGACCATCCAGTTCGGGCCGGTCGCCACCGACTGCGCCGTCCGCCGGGTCTTCTTCCAGGGGCCCTGCTACCCCACCTACACCGACCAGTGGACGATCCGCACCGACGGCAGCCGGCAGGCCGTCGAATCGGCGCTCAACGACATCCGGCAGACCATGACGAAGGCCGGCTACCTGCGGTCGGACTACGAGCTGGTGCTGATGTCGTACCCGAGCCCGGGCAGCCCCGACGTGGAGGACAACCCGAACTTCCCGGGTTGGTACTCCGGCGGTTGTCTGCTCTACCTGGCCGACGCGGCGTTCGCCCGGAACAAGGCGGTGCCGCTGTTCGAGTCGGCGCTGCGGTCGGCCGCCGCGAACACCGGCACCCGCTACCTGGACGCCAGCCGACTCTTCCACGGGCACGAGGTGTGCACCGACAACACCTCGGTACGCGGCCTCTACATCGAGGTGGGCATCTGGAACGAGAACGCCGCCCGCCAGTCGTTCCACCCCAACGCCCGTGGGCACGGCATGTTCGCCCAGTGCATCACCCAGTTCTGGAACTCCGGCCAGGACCGGGCCAGCTGCGTCGACCCGGCGAGCACCGGCAGCGGCGTGCTCTACCCGGGCCTGCTGGACTTCAGGCAACTGCGCAACCTGGCCACCGGCACCTGCGTCGACGGCAAGGGGTACGACTCACGCAACGGCACCGTGCAACAGCCGTACTCCTGTCACGGTGGGCGTAACCAGGGCTTCTGGTACGACTCGACCCGGCGTTCGCTGCACTCGGAGCTGTCCCACGACCGCTGCCTGGACGTCTCCAACAGCTCGATGACCGCCGGCACCGCGGTGAACATCTACGACTGCAACGGCACCGGGGCCCAGCAGTTCGTCTTCTCCGGCAACCAGATCAAGCCGGCCGCCGCGAGCAACCTCTGCGTGGCGTTCGACAACCCGTTGCTGGGCGGCTCCCGCCTGCGGTTGGCGAACTGCGGAAGCAGCACCCGGCAGCAGTGGTCGTTCGAGGCCCGTACCGCCGCCAACCCGGTCGGTTACGGTCACGACGACTTCATCGGGTCGCGCGTGTACTGA
- a CDS encoding glycosyltransferase family 39 protein, with the protein MSAAGSLLAVVPAASVLLLTVALRSRAVDAVAPLRLAVVRSVLLTGVYAVLVVELLGALHALTRSTFAAAWLLFLAAAATAAGLRQRSSRPAPPSAATPRPVPVGAVVGGSPETPEPVATSSGPAPTRTSRAPSGLLAVAVDTWRTAGRGERLLVGTIAGLVLVELLVALLAEPNNFDSQTYHLPKVEHWVAQGDLDFWPTAIHRQVTIPPGAEYLLLHLRLLTGGDQLHNLVQWAAGVVCLLVAARITAQLGGGRRAQLLTAFVLATTPMVVLQATSTQTDLVCAAWVTCAATLVLDGLRRRTGWGTLLGLGAATGLTAVTKTSGLIAVGPLLVLWGLAQLRLSLAAKAATSGTAATAATPGTAATAATPGTAANPVTPGTGANAVTPGTGASAATGGDRRPRPIGGVVRTVGGSVLILLVAAVVVGPFLARVTAEFGHPLGPPRLRESIPMERHDPQSILVNALRIAHTAFDTPVAPLRRAGAELIIDGAGVIGVDPQDRAITFGREIFPEPAWYPDEDRVAFPLTGALALIGAVVALARPRRIDSEQAGPLRAYAVVVLAAVLLHTSMIKWQPWGNRLILYAVVLAVPLAGLWVDALLRRRGANSTRRSVATLAVVTVLATSALAGVLALSYGFPRRLVGSGSVFTTSDWDTRFLRRPQWADEFRWAAAAVRASDARRIGLVQQNDNWEYPWWLLLRQPDGGSPELVALQSVLPERPPADPSSVDAIVCTGSRPACTKLVPAGWRLEFRGYVGYALPPAR; encoded by the coding sequence ATGTCGGCTGCCGGCTCCCTGCTCGCGGTGGTTCCCGCCGCCTCGGTGCTCCTACTCACCGTCGCACTGAGGTCGCGCGCGGTCGATGCGGTCGCGCCGCTGCGACTCGCCGTGGTGCGCTCAGTACTGCTCACCGGCGTGTACGCGGTGCTCGTCGTCGAGCTTCTCGGCGCGTTGCACGCACTGACCCGGTCGACCTTCGCCGCCGCCTGGCTGCTCTTCCTGGCCGCGGCCGCGACAGCCGCCGGTCTGCGGCAACGGTCGAGCCGACCAGCACCTCCCTCCGCCGCCACCCCCCGACCCGTGCCGGTGGGCGCCGTGGTCGGTGGCAGCCCGGAAACGCCAGAGCCCGTTGCGACCAGCTCCGGCCCCGCGCCGACGCGGACCTCTCGGGCGCCCTCCGGCTTGCTCGCCGTGGCGGTCGACACCTGGCGTACGGCCGGACGGGGCGAGCGGCTGCTCGTCGGCACGATAGCCGGGCTCGTCCTGGTGGAGCTGCTGGTCGCGTTGCTGGCCGAGCCGAACAACTTCGACTCGCAGACGTACCACCTGCCGAAGGTGGAGCACTGGGTGGCCCAGGGCGACCTGGACTTCTGGCCCACCGCCATCCACCGGCAGGTGACCATCCCGCCCGGAGCCGAGTATCTGCTGCTGCACCTGCGTCTCCTCACCGGCGGGGACCAGCTGCACAACCTGGTGCAGTGGGCGGCCGGAGTGGTCTGCCTGCTGGTGGCCGCACGGATCACCGCTCAGCTCGGCGGCGGCCGGAGGGCCCAACTGCTCACCGCGTTCGTGCTGGCGACCACGCCCATGGTCGTGCTCCAGGCGACCAGCACGCAGACCGACCTGGTCTGCGCGGCGTGGGTGACCTGCGCGGCGACCCTGGTGCTGGACGGGCTGCGACGGCGTACCGGCTGGGGCACGCTGCTCGGGTTGGGAGCGGCCACCGGCCTGACCGCGGTGACCAAGACCAGCGGGCTGATCGCGGTCGGCCCGCTGCTGGTTCTCTGGGGGCTGGCGCAGCTCCGCCTGAGCCTGGCCGCGAAGGCGGCGACGTCAGGCACTGCCGCGACCGCGGCGACACCGGGCACTGCCGCGACCGCGGCGACACCGGGCACTGCTGCGAACCCGGTGACGCCGGGCACGGGCGCGAACGCGGTGACGCCGGGCACGGGCGCGAGCGCGGCGACCGGCGGGGATCGGCGACCTCGGCCGATCGGTGGGGTGGTCCGCACGGTCGGTGGTTCGGTGCTGATCCTGCTGGTCGCGGCAGTGGTGGTCGGCCCGTTCCTGGCCCGGGTGACAGCGGAGTTCGGGCATCCGCTGGGCCCGCCACGGCTGCGCGAGTCGATCCCGATGGAACGGCACGACCCGCAGTCGATCCTGGTCAACGCCCTGCGGATCGCGCACACCGCGTTCGACACACCGGTGGCGCCCCTGCGCCGGGCCGGCGCCGAGTTGATCATCGACGGCGCGGGCGTGATCGGGGTGGACCCGCAGGACCGCGCGATCACCTTCGGCCGGGAGATCTTCCCGGAGCCGGCCTGGTATCCGGACGAGGACCGGGTGGCGTTCCCCCTGACCGGGGCGCTGGCGCTGATCGGCGCCGTCGTCGCACTCGCCCGCCCGCGCCGGATCGACAGCGAGCAGGCCGGGCCGCTGCGCGCGTACGCGGTGGTGGTGCTGGCCGCCGTCCTGCTGCACACCTCGATGATCAAGTGGCAGCCGTGGGGCAACCGGCTGATCCTCTACGCGGTGGTGCTGGCGGTGCCGCTGGCCGGGCTCTGGGTCGACGCGCTTCTCCGTCGACGTGGCGCGAACTCGACACGCCGGTCGGTGGCCACCCTGGCGGTGGTCACCGTGCTGGCCACCTCGGCGCTGGCCGGGGTGCTCGCGCTGTCGTACGGCTTCCCGCGCCGCCTGGTCGGCTCCGGTTCGGTCTTCACCACCTCGGACTGGGACACCCGGTTCCTGCGCCGCCCGCAGTGGGCCGACGAGTTCCGCTGGGCCGCTGCGGCGGTCCGAGCCAGCGATGCCCGACGGATCGGGCTGGTGCAGCAGAACGACAACTGGGAGTACCCGTGGTGGCTGCTGCTCCGGCAGCCGGACGGTGGGTCACCGGAGCTGGTGGCGTTGCAGTCGGTGCTGCCGGAACGGCCACCCGCCGACCCCTCCTCGGTCGACGCGATCGTCTGCACCGGGAGCCGTCCGGCCTGCACGAAGCTGGTGCCGGCCGGCTGGCGGTTGGAGTTCCGCGGCTACGTCGGCTACGCCCTGCCGCCCGCGCGCTGA
- a CDS encoding glycosyltransferase family 2 protein: MKLSILMPVYNEEERIADALKQALAVDYPCEIELVVVDDGSRDGTGEVLGRADDARLRVITHQRNAGKGAAIKTAVDSAEGDYMVILDADLEYDPQDIPKLLDPVLDGRATVVYGNRTFGSHSAYSFWYVMGNKGVTMAANVLFNSYIGDLETCFKLMPVALYRSLEVRSRGFGMEAEVTGKLLRRRIRPYEVPISYRARGREEGKKITWKDGVEAIWILGRERARRRPVPASR; this comes from the coding sequence GTGAAGCTCTCGATCCTCATGCCGGTCTACAACGAGGAAGAACGCATCGCGGATGCCCTCAAGCAGGCGTTGGCGGTTGACTATCCCTGCGAGATCGAGCTGGTCGTCGTCGACGACGGAAGCCGGGACGGCACCGGCGAGGTCCTCGGCCGCGCCGACGACGCACGCCTGCGGGTGATCACCCACCAGCGAAACGCCGGCAAGGGCGCGGCCATCAAGACGGCTGTCGACAGCGCGGAGGGTGACTACATGGTCATCCTCGACGCGGATCTGGAGTACGACCCGCAGGACATCCCCAAGCTGCTCGACCCGGTGCTCGACGGGCGGGCCACGGTGGTCTACGGCAATCGCACCTTCGGCAGCCACAGCGCCTACAGCTTCTGGTACGTGATGGGCAACAAGGGCGTCACGATGGCCGCCAACGTGCTGTTCAACTCGTACATCGGTGACCTGGAGACCTGTTTCAAGCTGATGCCGGTGGCGCTCTACCGTTCGCTCGAGGTGCGCTCGCGCGGCTTCGGCATGGAGGCCGAGGTGACCGGCAAGCTGCTGCGTCGCCGCATCCGCCCGTACGAGGTGCCGATCAGCTACCGGGCGCGTGGCCGGGAAGAGGGCAAGAAGATCACCTGGAAGGACGGGGTCGAGGCGATCTGGATCCTCGGCCGCGAGCGCGCACGTCGCCGCCCGGTCCCCGCGTCACGCTGA
- a CDS encoding response regulator transcription factor: protein MTVEPPHRGLVLVVEDEPAIADLVRLYLTRDGFGVHLERDGAAGLSAARRLRPVACVLDIALPGLPGTEICRQLREAGDWTPVIFLTARDDEVDRIVGLELGADDYVTKPFSPRELVARVRAVLRRSAGGPEGADRPRVVGPVTLDPARRTVSAAGTPVQLTSTEFDLLAHLMARPGRVFTREELLAGVWGYAAHAGTRTVDVHVAQVRAKLGPASVIRTHRGVGYAVDA, encoded by the coding sequence GTGACCGTCGAACCGCCGCACCGTGGGCTCGTCCTCGTGGTCGAGGACGAACCGGCCATCGCCGACCTGGTCCGGCTCTATCTGACCCGGGACGGGTTCGGCGTCCACCTGGAACGCGACGGTGCCGCCGGTCTGAGCGCGGCCCGTCGGCTACGCCCGGTGGCCTGCGTGCTGGACATCGCGCTGCCGGGCCTGCCCGGCACCGAGATCTGTCGTCAGCTGCGGGAGGCCGGTGACTGGACCCCCGTCATCTTCCTCACCGCCCGCGACGACGAGGTGGATCGGATCGTCGGCCTGGAGTTGGGTGCCGACGACTACGTGACCAAGCCGTTCAGCCCCCGGGAGTTGGTGGCCCGGGTGCGGGCGGTGCTGCGCCGCTCCGCCGGTGGCCCCGAGGGCGCGGACCGGCCGCGCGTCGTCGGCCCGGTGACGCTCGACCCCGCCCGCCGGACGGTCAGCGCCGCCGGGACACCGGTGCAGCTCACCTCCACCGAGTTCGACCTGCTGGCCCATCTGATGGCCCGGCCCGGTCGGGTCTTCACCAGGGAGGAGTTGCTGGCCGGGGTCTGGGGGTACGCCGCCCACGCCGGCACCCGCACCGTGGACGTCCACGTCGCCCAGGTGCGGGCGAAGCTCGGCCCGGCCAGCGTGATCCGCACCCATCGCGGCGTCGGGTACGCGGTCGATGCCTGA
- a CDS encoding phosphotransferase has product MTTTAAERAPDWSSEQWQVRARTWVDAQLNSAGRRVTGLVEPRVRPWSLVWRVPTDDGPVWFKANNPGTVHEAVLVETLAESTPDRVLTPIAVDREQGWSLLPDGGESLRDVLLRDPDLAHWERALPGYAALQLASAPRADELVALGVPDQRPEVLAALFAELLDDRAALLVGAEGGLSPDVYERLRAEVPSYAQRCRRLADIGIPATVQHDDLHDGNVFAGDAGYRYFDWGDASVAHPFGTLLVTLRSVAYAKKLAVDDAGLVRLRDAYLEAWTDSYDRRTLVEAADLAIGLGPVGRSLSWRRALDTPDESRAEYANAVPGWLEELFAASPLQPTS; this is encoded by the coding sequence GTGACGACGACCGCTGCTGAGCGTGCCCCGGACTGGTCCAGCGAGCAGTGGCAGGTGCGGGCCCGCACCTGGGTGGACGCGCAGCTGAACAGCGCCGGTCGACGGGTGACCGGGTTGGTGGAGCCTCGGGTGCGTCCGTGGTCGCTGGTGTGGCGGGTGCCCACCGACGACGGCCCGGTCTGGTTCAAGGCCAACAATCCGGGCACCGTGCACGAGGCCGTGCTGGTCGAGACGCTCGCCGAATCGACGCCGGACCGGGTGCTGACGCCGATCGCGGTGGACCGGGAGCAGGGCTGGTCGTTGCTGCCCGACGGTGGTGAGTCGTTACGCGACGTGCTGCTCCGCGACCCCGATCTGGCGCACTGGGAGCGGGCGCTCCCCGGCTACGCGGCACTGCAACTGGCGAGCGCGCCGCGCGCCGACGAGCTGGTCGCCCTGGGCGTGCCGGATCAGCGTCCGGAGGTGCTGGCCGCCCTCTTCGCCGAGCTGCTCGACGATCGTGCGGCGCTGCTGGTCGGTGCCGAGGGCGGGCTCAGCCCCGACGTGTACGAGCGGTTGCGGGCGGAGGTGCCGTCGTACGCCCAGCGGTGCCGGCGGCTCGCCGACATCGGCATCCCGGCGACCGTGCAACACGACGACCTGCACGACGGCAACGTCTTCGCCGGCGACGCCGGTTACCGCTACTTCGACTGGGGCGACGCGTCGGTGGCGCACCCGTTCGGCACGCTGCTGGTGACCCTGCGCTCCGTCGCGTACGCCAAGAAGCTGGCCGTCGACGACGCCGGGCTGGTCCGGCTGCGCGACGCCTACCTGGAGGCGTGGACGGACAGCTACGACCGCCGGACCCTGGTGGAGGCCGCCGACCTCGCGATCGGCCTGGGCCCGGTGGGCCGGTCGCTGTCCTGGCGTCGGGCCCTGGACACGCCGGACGAGTCGCGAGCCGAATACGCCAACGCGGTCCCCGGGTGGCTGGAGGAGTTGTTCGCCGCCAGCCCTCTTCAGCCCACCTCCTGA
- a CDS encoding HAMP domain-containing sensor histidine kinase, producing the protein MALPVVAARPSAEPRRVRFGRTLTARAVLVTCAVALVSVLVTAIVAVPLAIRGAEQRDQDALAAQARLAAEVLRTRLDRGRGTDEERLIQQLRNQGIDAYLIRRGTVDRPGLPPRVVQRIGQGRNVSVRRVVNGKRALVEGRALPNGNGVVLSRPSSDGLWAQVLRSLWLPLLAGLAAGVAAGLLLARRLARPIRVAATAAARLRAGDRAVRVPVESPDEVADLAEALNGLAGALATSEGRQREFLLSVSHELRTPLTAIRGYAEALADGVLGTDDTVDTGRTMLVEAQHLDRLIGDLLALARLEAADFPLEPVSVDLTRLAVDAEPTWSGRCAAVGVPFRLETTGLPVPAYTDPGRIRQVLDGLLENALRVVPPGSPVVLAVRPAGADPADGGVLEIRDGGPGFTDDDLAVAFERGALHERYRGVRKVGSGLGLALAAGLVRRLGGEIAAGHAPEGGAAFTVRLPGDPYLTRTSA; encoded by the coding sequence ATGGCGCTCCCGGTGGTCGCCGCCCGCCCATCGGCCGAACCCCGGCGGGTCCGCTTCGGCCGTACGCTGACCGCCCGGGCGGTCCTCGTGACGTGCGCGGTGGCGCTGGTGTCGGTGCTGGTCACCGCGATCGTGGCGGTGCCGTTGGCGATTCGCGGAGCGGAGCAGCGAGACCAGGACGCGCTCGCCGCCCAGGCCCGGCTCGCCGCCGAGGTGCTACGGACCCGCCTGGACCGGGGGCGCGGCACCGACGAGGAGCGGCTCATCCAACAACTGCGTAACCAGGGTATCGACGCGTACCTGATCCGGCGCGGGACGGTCGACCGGCCGGGCCTGCCACCCCGGGTGGTGCAGCGGATCGGGCAGGGCCGCAACGTGTCGGTCCGACGCGTCGTCAACGGGAAACGTGCCCTGGTCGAAGGTCGGGCGCTGCCCAACGGCAACGGCGTGGTGCTGTCCCGTCCGTCGTCGGACGGGCTGTGGGCCCAGGTGCTGCGCAGCCTCTGGTTGCCGCTCCTGGCCGGGCTGGCCGCCGGTGTGGCGGCCGGTCTGCTGCTGGCCCGCCGGCTGGCCCGGCCGATCCGCGTCGCGGCCACCGCCGCCGCCCGGCTCCGCGCCGGGGACCGCGCCGTCCGGGTGCCGGTCGAGTCACCGGACGAGGTCGCCGACCTGGCCGAGGCGCTGAACGGCCTGGCCGGCGCACTGGCCACCAGTGAGGGACGACAGCGGGAGTTCCTGCTGTCCGTCTCGCACGAGTTGCGCACCCCGCTGACCGCGATCCGGGGGTACGCCGAGGCGCTCGCCGACGGCGTGCTCGGCACGGACGACACGGTCGACACCGGTCGGACGATGCTTGTCGAGGCCCAACACCTGGACCGGCTCATCGGGGACCTGCTGGCGCTGGCCCGGTTGGAGGCGGCGGACTTCCCCCTCGAACCGGTGTCGGTGGACCTGACCCGGTTGGCGGTGGACGCGGAACCGACCTGGTCCGGCCGGTGTGCCGCGGTGGGGGTGCCGTTCCGGTTGGAGACGACCGGTCTGCCGGTGCCCGCGTACACCGATCCGGGTCGGATCCGGCAGGTGCTGGACGGGTTGCTGGAGAACGCGCTGCGGGTCGTACCCCCGGGGTCGCCCGTGGTGCTCGCGGTCCGGCCGGCGGGCGCGGACCCGGCCGACGGCGGTGTGCTGGAGATCCGCGACGGCGGGCCCGGCTTCACCGACGACGACCTGGCGGTGGCGTTCGAGCGCGGTGCCCTGCACGAGCGGTACCGGGGAGTGCGCAAGGTGGGCAGCGGGTTGGGGTTGGCGCTGGCCGCCGGCCTGGTCCGGCGGCTGGGCGGGGAGATCGCCGCCGGGCACGCGCCGGAGGGCGGCGCCGCCTTCACGGTCCGGCTGCCCGGTGATCCTTACCTGACCCGAACATCGGCCTGA
- the soxR gene encoding redox-sensitive transcriptional activator SoxR: protein MPDSLTIGELSVRSGVAPSALRYYERLGLIRAERTGGNQRRYARAELRRVAFIRISQQVGVSLDEIRAALDSLPEGRTPSPQDWARLSASWRSRLDEKIRLLTELRDNLDGCIGCGCLSLQRCVLYNPGDALGGEGPGARLMLPRPAGEPPAVTPV from the coding sequence ATGCCGGATTCGTTGACGATCGGCGAGTTGTCCGTCCGCTCCGGCGTGGCACCCTCGGCGCTGCGCTACTACGAACGACTCGGTCTGATCCGCGCCGAACGGACCGGCGGCAACCAACGCCGCTACGCCCGCGCCGAGTTGCGGCGGGTGGCCTTCATCCGGATCTCCCAGCAGGTCGGCGTCTCACTCGACGAGATCCGAGCGGCGCTCGACTCGCTCCCCGAAGGCCGCACCCCCAGCCCGCAGGACTGGGCGCGACTCTCCGCGAGCTGGCGGAGCCGGTTGGACGAGAAGATCAGGTTGCTCACCGAGCTCCGCGACAACCTGGACGGCTGCATCGGCTGCGGGTGCCTCTCCCTGCAACGCTGCGTGCTCTACAACCCGGGGGACGCGCTGGGCGGCGAGGGCCCAGGCGCCCGTCTGATGCTGCCGCGACCTGCGGGCGAGCCTCCGGCCGTCACCCCAGTGTGA
- a CDS encoding acetyl-CoA C-acyltransferase: protein MSDAVIVGAVRTPVGRRKGSLAGVHPVDLSAHVLRALAERTGLDPAQVDDVFWGCVSQVGEQSWNIARNGVLAAGWPESVPGTTLDRQCGSSQQALHFAAATVLSGQADLVVAGGVESMTRVPMGSSVAGGMPFSDQLRARYRGVEGFADDAPLPFNQGVGAELIAQRWRLTRTQLDEFALASHEKAAAAQDAGAFDPELTPVPLGDGGKFAVDEGIRRDTTLGKLAELATPFRADGVVTAGSASQISDGAAALAVTTSDWASRHGLRPLARIHTAVVAADDPVTMLTAPIPATAKALRRAGLGIEEIGVYEVNEAFAPVPLAWLAETEADPERLNPRGGAIALGHPLGGSGARIMTTMLQHMRDNGIRYGLQTMCEGGGMANATIVELI from the coding sequence ATGAGTGACGCGGTCATCGTCGGCGCGGTGCGTACCCCGGTCGGGCGGCGTAAGGGCAGCCTCGCCGGTGTCCACCCGGTCGATCTCTCGGCGCACGTGCTGCGTGCCCTCGCCGAGCGCACCGGGCTCGACCCGGCCCAGGTCGACGACGTCTTCTGGGGCTGCGTGTCCCAGGTCGGCGAGCAGTCGTGGAACATCGCCCGCAACGGGGTGCTCGCCGCCGGCTGGCCCGAGTCGGTGCCCGGCACGACACTGGACCGGCAGTGCGGCTCCAGCCAGCAGGCCCTGCACTTCGCGGCCGCGACGGTGCTCTCCGGCCAGGCTGACCTGGTGGTCGCCGGTGGAGTGGAGTCGATGACCCGGGTGCCGATGGGTTCCAGTGTGGCCGGTGGCATGCCGTTCAGCGACCAGCTCCGGGCCCGGTACCGGGGTGTCGAGGGCTTCGCCGACGACGCGCCCCTGCCGTTCAACCAGGGCGTCGGGGCCGAACTGATCGCCCAGCGGTGGCGTCTCACGCGTACGCAGCTCGATGAGTTCGCGCTGGCCAGCCACGAGAAGGCGGCCGCCGCGCAGGACGCGGGGGCGTTCGACCCGGAGCTGACCCCGGTGCCGCTCGGCGACGGGGGCAAGTTCGCCGTCGACGAGGGCATCCGCCGGGACACGACGTTGGGCAAACTCGCCGAACTGGCCACCCCGTTCCGCGCCGACGGCGTGGTGACCGCCGGGTCCGCGTCACAGATCTCCGACGGCGCCGCGGCGCTCGCGGTGACCACCTCCGACTGGGCCAGCCGGCACGGCCTGCGCCCGCTGGCCCGGATCCACACCGCCGTGGTCGCCGCCGACGACCCGGTCACCATGCTCACCGCGCCCATCCCGGCCACCGCGAAGGCGCTGCGCCGCGCGGGGCTGGGCATCGAGGAGATCGGGGTGTACGAGGTGAACGAGGCGTTCGCCCCGGTGCCGCTGGCGTGGTTGGCGGAGACCGAGGCGGACCCGGAGCGGTTGAACCCGCGCGGTGGGGCGATCGCCCTCGGCCACCCGCTCGGCGGCTCCGGTGCCCGGATCATGACCACCATGCTCCAGCACATGCGGGACAACGGGATCCGCTACGGCCTGCAGACCATGTGCGAGGGGGGCGGCATGGCCAACGCCACGATCGTCGAGCTGATCTGA
- a CDS encoding PH domain-containing protein, producing MDDITRSRQWRVPSSLPAAKLAGAVLLIALGLLFADGDAVRLVLSILTAAVLAGWAVRDLIAPVRLAVDPTGLSVIHGFAGHRLLPWTAVEAITVDRRPRFGLTSEVLEIDTGDSLHLFGRFDLGTTPEDVAAELRAVRPKP from the coding sequence GTGGATGACATCACCCGATCCCGGCAGTGGCGGGTGCCGTCGAGCCTGCCGGCGGCGAAACTGGCCGGTGCCGTGCTGCTGATCGCACTCGGGTTGCTCTTCGCCGACGGCGACGCCGTCCGGCTGGTGCTGTCCATTCTGACCGCCGCCGTCCTGGCCGGCTGGGCGGTACGCGACCTGATCGCGCCGGTTCGGCTGGCTGTCGATCCGACCGGGCTCAGCGTCATCCACGGGTTCGCCGGCCACCGGCTGCTGCCCTGGACGGCTGTCGAGGCGATCACCGTGGACCGTCGACCGCGGTTCGGGCTGACGTCCGAGGTCCTGGAGATCGACACCGGTGACTCGCTGCACCTCTTCGGCCGATTCGATCTGGGCACCACCCCGGAGGACGTGGCCGCCGAGCTTCGTGCCGTCCGCCCGAAGCCGTGA